The nucleotide window GCCCCGAACAGATAAACCGCGCGGTCTCGGACGCGGTCTTTCGGCGCTGCTTCCGGAAGCCGATGCAACGCACGATACCGACCTGCGCCTCATACCGGTGGGCGAAATCCACCCCAACCCGGAGCAGCCTCGCAGGGCGTTAGATCCGGTAGAACTGGAGGAACTGGCCGCGTCCATTAGGGCAAGCGGCATCCTTCAGCCACTCGTTGTGACCAGATACGGTGGAAATGGTTTTCAACTGGTTGCCGGAGAGCGACGTTGGCGGGCAGCACAGATTGCCGGACTTGGTGATGTGCCATGTCGAGTCATCGAAGTCGATTCTGACGAGACGTTGCTGGCCTTATCGCTCATCGAGAACTTGCAACGGGAAGATCTGGGCCCCCTCGAAACTGCAGCGGGCTATAAGCGTTTGCACGACCAATTCGGCTTGACACAAGAGCAGATTGCCACCAGGGTCGGGCGCAACCGGGCGACGGTGGCCAATTCTATCCGCCTCCTCGAACTAACGGAGCCGATTCAGGCTTCTCTTGCCGACGGCCGGATTAGCGTCGGCCATGCCAAAGTCCTCCTCGGCCTCGAAGGCAATGCTCGCCGCAGTGCGCTTTGGAAGAAGATCCTCGATGGAGCGCTTTCAGTCCGACAAACTGAGGCGGAAGCGAAATCTCAACTTGACCGGCCTGGACTACCCCCCAAGCGCTTGCGCAAGGTTACTCTTCCGC belongs to Calditrichota bacterium and includes:
- a CDS encoding ParB/RepB/Spo0J family partition protein; this encodes MPRTDKPRGLGRGLSALLPEADATHDTDLRLIPVGEIHPNPEQPRRALDPVELEELAASIRASGILQPLVVTRYGGNGFQLVAGERRWRAAQIAGLGDVPCRVIEVDSDETLLALSLIENLQREDLGPLETAAGYKRLHDQFGLTQEQIATRVGRNRATVANSIRLLELTEPIQASLADGRISVGHAKVLLGLEGNARRSALWKKILDGALSVRQTEAEAKSQLDRPGLPPKRLRKVTLPPYHQEAVEQLRQALGTRVEISRRGEKGSIRIEYYSDDDLERLVELILPPESR